A single genomic interval of Vicinamibacterales bacterium harbors:
- a CDS encoding radical SAM protein: MAVSRPLRVKFILPALTEATSPYFRPIKYSLFPPLGLATLAAYLQPDDEAVIVDEHVEPLATGDRPDLVVIQVYITNAYRAYRLADGYRARGVFVALGGLHVTSLPDEAAPHADAVFLGPGEQTFPRFLADFRGGQPRRLYRSADGRTIADVPPIRRDLIRRRNYLVPNSIVVTRGCPQHCDFCYKDAFFTGGRSFYTQRVDAALAEIARLPGRHLYFLDDHLLGDPRFARELFAGMRGMHRLFQGAATVDSILRGDLIERAAEAGLRSLFVGFETLTPENLRRSRKRQNLGRDYTAVTRRLHDLGIMINGSFVFGLDDDDESVFRRTVDWAVEQGITTATFHIQTPYPGTGLHARLARDGRITTENWDLYDTRHVVFRPARLSPAALKDGYERAYREFYRWSAIAQASFTHGTLKHQAKHLAYAAGWKKFEPLWDVVIRARQLRLMTPLLEAVLSRVSAVCAGRGSVISAFHSGTQDRTAAP, translated from the coding sequence ATGGCCGTGTCCAGACCGCTGCGCGTCAAGTTCATCCTGCCCGCGCTCACCGAGGCGACCAGCCCGTACTTCCGGCCGATCAAGTATTCGCTGTTCCCGCCGCTCGGCCTCGCCACGCTCGCCGCGTATCTGCAGCCGGACGACGAGGCCGTGATCGTCGACGAGCACGTCGAGCCGCTGGCCACCGGCGACCGGCCTGACCTGGTCGTCATCCAGGTCTACATCACCAACGCGTATCGCGCGTATCGGCTTGCCGACGGCTATCGGGCGCGCGGTGTGTTCGTCGCGCTCGGCGGGCTGCACGTGACGTCGCTGCCGGACGAAGCCGCGCCGCACGCCGACGCCGTCTTCCTCGGCCCCGGCGAACAGACCTTCCCGCGGTTCCTCGCGGACTTTCGTGGCGGGCAGCCGCGCCGGCTGTATCGATCGGCCGACGGCCGCACCATCGCGGACGTTCCCCCGATTCGGCGCGATTTGATCCGCCGGCGGAACTATCTCGTCCCGAACTCGATCGTCGTCACCCGCGGCTGTCCGCAGCACTGCGACTTCTGCTACAAGGACGCGTTCTTCACCGGCGGCCGCTCGTTCTACACGCAGCGCGTCGACGCGGCGCTGGCGGAGATCGCGCGCCTGCCCGGGCGGCACCTGTACTTCCTCGACGATCACCTGCTCGGCGATCCGCGCTTCGCGCGCGAACTGTTTGCCGGCATGCGCGGCATGCACCGCCTGTTTCAGGGCGCCGCGACCGTCGACTCCATTCTGCGCGGCGATCTCATCGAGCGCGCCGCCGAGGCGGGGCTGCGCAGCCTGTTCGTCGGGTTCGAGACGCTGACGCCGGAGAACCTGCGGCGCAGCCGGAAACGGCAGAATCTCGGCCGCGACTACACGGCCGTTACCCGCCGGCTGCACGATCTCGGGATCATGATCAACGGCAGCTTCGTCTTCGGCTTGGACGACGACGACGAGAGCGTGTTCCGGCGCACGGTGGACTGGGCGGTCGAGCAGGGCATCACCACCGCGACGTTTCACATCCAGACGCCGTACCCGGGCACCGGACTGCACGCGCGCCTGGCGCGCGACGGGCGAATCACGACGGAGAACTGGGACTTGTACGATACGCGGCACGTGGTGTTCCGCCCGGCGCGGCTCAGTCCCGCGGCGCTGAAGGACGGCTACGAGCGGGCCTACCGCGAGTTCTATCGCTGGAGCGCGATCGCGCAGGCGTCGTTCACGCACGGCACCCTCAAACATCAGGCGAAGCACCTTGCCTACGCGGCCGGGTGGAAGAAGTTCGAGCCGTTGTGGGACGTCGTGATTCGCGCCCGGCAGCTTCG
- a CDS encoding sialidase family protein, with the protein MKLLACAAFLSLAAAAATRQPASAVVASGFIYDAAPFPSAHASTIAHVDGGLVAAWFGGTREGAPDVGIWLSRHVDGKWTAPVEVATGVQPDGTRHPCWNPVLFEIKQGFLSLFYKVGPRPTTWWGMVRYSSDGGRTWGEARRLPEGVLGPIKNKPVRLDDGAILSGSSTETPDQANLWRIHFERSTDDGATWTVVRPAPSPAGAEIGAIQPSILIHRDGRLQAVGRSRSQRVFETWSSDKGRTWTPVTLTSLPNPSAGTDALTLRDGRHLIVYNHTPKGRTPLNVALSRDGTTWEAALVLEDQPGEYSYPAVIQAPDGMVHITYTWKRERIKHVVVDPAKLGR; encoded by the coding sequence ATGAAATTGCTTGCCTGCGCCGCGTTCCTCTCGCTCGCCGCCGCCGCGGCGACGCGGCAGCCCGCATCCGCCGTGGTGGCGTCCGGGTTCATCTACGACGCCGCGCCGTTTCCGAGCGCGCACGCCTCGACGATCGCGCACGTCGACGGTGGCCTCGTCGCGGCCTGGTTCGGCGGCACGCGCGAAGGAGCTCCCGACGTCGGCATCTGGCTGTCGCGCCACGTCGACGGCAAGTGGACGGCGCCGGTCGAGGTCGCGACAGGGGTGCAGCCGGACGGCACGCGTCATCCGTGCTGGAACCCGGTGCTGTTCGAGATCAAGCAGGGATTCCTCTCGCTCTTCTACAAGGTCGGGCCGCGGCCGACGACGTGGTGGGGCATGGTGCGCTACTCGAGCGACGGCGGCCGCACCTGGGGAGAGGCACGCCGCCTGCCCGAGGGGGTGCTGGGCCCGATCAAGAACAAGCCCGTGCGGCTGGACGACGGCGCGATCCTCAGCGGTTCGAGCACGGAGACGCCGGACCAGGCGAACCTGTGGCGAATCCATTTCGAGCGATCCACGGATGACGGCGCAACGTGGACCGTAGTACGTCCCGCGCCGTCGCCGGCCGGCGCGGAGATCGGCGCGATTCAGCCGAGCATCCTGATCCACCGGGACGGCCGCCTGCAGGCCGTCGGCCGCTCACGCTCGCAGAGAGTGTTCGAAACCTGGTCGAGCGACAAGGGGCGGACGTGGACTCCCGTGACGCTCACCTCGTTGCCCAATCCGAGTGCGGGAACGGATGCGCTCACGCTCCGCGACGGCCGCCATCTCATCGTCTACAACCACACCCCGAAAGGGCGCACGCCGCTGAACGTCGCGCTCTCGCGCGACGGCACCACCTGGGAGGCGGCGCTGGTCCTGGAGGATCAACCGGGCGAGTATTCGTATCCCGCGGTCATTCAGGCGCCCGACGGCATGGTGCACATCACCTACACGTGGAAGCGCGAGCGGATCAAGCACGTGGTGGTGGATCCGGCGAAGCTGGGACGCTGA